The Flavobacterium praedii genome window below encodes:
- a CDS encoding ArsC/Spx/MgsR family protein: MIQVYHNQRCGKSRNCLLFLKDSNTPFEIINYLETPPNAEKLKEILQKLNFSAIELVRQKEKIWIEKYKGKILTEDEIIQAMIENPILIERPILIKEDKAIIGRDLEKVNSFL; this comes from the coding sequence ATGATACAAGTTTACCATAATCAACGTTGCGGAAAATCAAGAAATTGCTTGCTTTTTTTAAAAGATTCAAACACTCCATTTGAAATCATCAACTATCTAGAAACCCCACCTAATGCTGAAAAATTAAAAGAAATACTTCAAAAATTGAATTTTTCTGCTATTGAATTAGTCCGTCAAAAAGAAAAAATTTGGATCGAAAAGTACAAAGGAAAAATTTTAACTGAAGATGAAATCATTCAAGCCATGATAGAAAACCCAATTCTTATCGAAAGACCCATTTTAATCAAAGAAGACAAAGCAATCATAGGCCGTGATTTGGAAAAAGTTAATTCGTTTTTATAA
- the panB gene encoding 3-methyl-2-oxobutanoate hydroxymethyltransferase: MSAIKKDYKRITTKSLIEMKSNGEKISMLTAYDYTMAKIVDTAGIDVILVGDSASNVMAGHETTLPITLDQMIYHASSVVRAVERALVVVDLPFGSYQSDSKEALRSSIRIMKESGGHAVKLEGGKEIKESIKKILNAGIPVMGHLGLTPQSIYKFGTYTVRAKEEQEAEKLIEDAKLLEHLGCFALVLEKIPAHLAKQVAESISIPVIGIGAGGGVDGQVLVIHDMLGMNNEFSPRFLRRYMNLYDGMTTAISQYVADVKSEDFPNSNEQY, translated from the coding sequence ATGTCTGCAATAAAAAAAGATTACAAAAGAATTACCACTAAGTCTTTGATCGAGATGAAATCCAATGGGGAAAAAATCTCTATGTTAACAGCTTATGATTATACGATGGCCAAAATCGTGGATACTGCCGGAATTGATGTAATTCTAGTGGGAGATTCGGCTTCAAATGTTATGGCAGGTCATGAAACAACATTACCAATCACTTTAGATCAAATGATTTACCATGCTTCATCTGTGGTTAGAGCTGTCGAAAGAGCTTTGGTAGTAGTTGATTTACCCTTTGGAAGTTACCAATCTGATTCTAAAGAAGCTTTACGCTCTTCAATCAGAATTATGAAAGAAAGTGGTGGTCATGCTGTAAAATTAGAAGGTGGCAAAGAAATCAAAGAATCGATCAAAAAAATCTTAAATGCAGGAATTCCAGTTATGGGACATTTGGGATTAACACCTCAATCTATTTATAAATTTGGAACTTATACGGTACGCGCCAAAGAAGAACAAGAAGCCGAAAAATTAATAGAAGATGCCAAATTATTGGAACATTTAGGATGTTTTGCATTGGTCCTTGAAAAAATACCAGCTCATTTAGCCAAACAAGTTGCAGAAAGCATTTCGATACCGGTAATCGGAATTGGTGCTGGTGGCGGTGTAGACGGACAAGTATTGGTAATTCATGACATGTTGGGAATGAATAATGAATTTAGCCCTCGTTTCTTAAGACGTTATATGAATTTATACGATGGAATGACAACTGCTATCAGTCAGTATGTCGCCGATGTAAAATCGGAAGATTTTCCAAATTCAAATGAACAATATTAA
- a CDS encoding CPBP family intramembrane glutamic endopeptidase — translation MFIEQGIDKNNKFGKYLLGSIIIIIASLIGQIPMFLALLYQTMFKGKVYPKNDEELFHFFEPNLNLFLLLISFVFALIGIYFVVRFLHHQSLLSIVTSRYKIDWKRVFFSFGVWTLITLISTIVSYYLFPVDFKINFQLFPFLILVVVATLLIPIQTSVEELVFRGYLMQGFANLSMNKWFPLLMTSIIFGLMHLSNPEVLKMGNVIMIYYIGTGFFLGILTLMDEGMELALGFHAANNLIGALLVTSDWSAFQTYSILKDVSKPEAGFDIIFPVIVVYPLLLIIFGLKYRWSDWKGKLTGSIV, via the coding sequence ATGTTTATAGAACAGGGGATTGATAAAAACAACAAATTTGGGAAGTATCTATTAGGATCCATTATTATAATTATTGCTTCTTTAATAGGGCAAATCCCCATGTTTTTAGCGTTATTATACCAAACGATGTTTAAAGGGAAAGTATATCCTAAAAATGATGAAGAACTATTTCATTTTTTCGAACCTAATTTGAATTTATTCTTATTGCTTATTTCGTTTGTTTTTGCTTTAATCGGAATTTATTTTGTTGTTCGTTTTTTACATCATCAATCACTCCTTTCGATAGTTACCTCTAGATATAAAATCGATTGGAAAAGAGTATTTTTCTCTTTTGGGGTTTGGACATTAATTACTTTAATTTCTACAATCGTTTCTTATTATTTGTTTCCAGTAGATTTTAAGATTAATTTTCAACTCTTTCCCTTTTTGATTTTGGTTGTTGTGGCTACATTATTAATTCCCATACAAACTAGTGTTGAAGAATTAGTTTTTAGAGGATATTTAATGCAGGGTTTTGCAAATTTATCCATGAATAAATGGTTTCCTTTATTGATGACTTCCATTATTTTTGGATTAATGCATCTATCCAATCCTGAAGTTTTAAAAATGGGAAATGTTATTATGATATACTATATAGGTACTGGTTTTTTTCTTGGAATTCTTACTTTGATGGATGAAGGAATGGAATTAGCATTGGGGTTTCATGCAGCTAATAATTTAATCGGCGCATTGTTAGTTACATCGGACTGGTCAGCTTTTCAAACTTATTCTATTCTAAAAGATGTGTCCAAACCTGAAGCAGGATTTGATATTATCTTTCCTGTAATTGTTGTTTATCCTTTACTTTTAATTATATTTGGGTTAAAATACAGATGGTCGGATTGGAAAGGAAAATTAACGGGATCCATAGTATAG
- a CDS encoding AMP-binding protein, with the protein MNTVTYKNVHNQFKLNGYHLTKEDLCRVAYSFIKEGEDFEQAVGDFLLDWFDDKSYIDMYTSGTTGDAKTIRIEKNAMVQSAISTGDFFGLQPGDRVLHCLPVNFIAGKMMFVRSFILGLDMDFVAPSSYPLENNDEKYDFAAMVPLQAKNSINKLTNIKKVIIGGVKIHKSLEQELVKLPIEIYETYGMTETITHIAAKKVGQEAFTTLPNVTVSKNENQCLEILAKNIGNEKIVTNDIVKLISDTQFIWLGRYDNVINSGGIKIMPEQVESKLSTLIPRRYFVDGLQDENLGEKVVLFVEGEPINIDNSIFDVLDRYEKPKDIVFIPKFKETATGKIMRTESKELVA; encoded by the coding sequence ATGAATACAGTAACATACAAAAATGTACACAACCAATTTAAATTAAATGGGTATCATTTGACAAAAGAAGATTTATGCAGAGTTGCTTATAGTTTTATTAAAGAAGGTGAAGATTTTGAACAAGCTGTTGGAGATTTTCTTTTAGATTGGTTTGATGACAAGTCATATATCGATATGTATACTTCTGGGACAACTGGAGATGCAAAAACAATAAGAATAGAAAAAAATGCCATGGTGCAATCAGCTATTTCTACAGGTGATTTTTTTGGTTTACAGCCAGGAGACAGGGTATTACATTGCTTACCTGTAAATTTTATAGCTGGAAAAATGATGTTTGTGCGCTCTTTTATTTTAGGGTTGGATATGGATTTTGTAGCACCAAGTTCTTATCCATTAGAAAATAATGATGAAAAGTATGATTTTGCAGCTATGGTGCCACTTCAAGCAAAAAATTCAATAAATAAATTAACGAATATCAAAAAAGTAATTATTGGTGGAGTTAAAATTCATAAGTCATTAGAACAAGAATTGGTGAAATTACCAATAGAGATTTATGAAACTTATGGTATGACAGAAACAATAACTCATATTGCTGCAAAAAAAGTGGGTCAAGAGGCTTTTACAACATTGCCTAATGTTACGGTCTCTAAAAATGAAAATCAATGTTTAGAAATTTTGGCTAAAAATATTGGAAATGAAAAAATCGTTACTAATGATATTGTTAAACTTATTTCTGATACTCAATTTATTTGGTTAGGACGTTATGATAATGTAATCAATAGTGGAGGTATAAAAATCATGCCCGAACAAGTAGAAAGTAAATTGTCTACATTGATTCCAAGACGCTATTTTGTTGATGGATTGCAAGATGAAAATTTAGGTGAAAAAGTTGTGCTATTTGTAGAGGGAGAACCTATAAATATTGATAATTCTATTTTTGATGTTTTAGACAGATATGAAAAACCAAAGGATATCGTATTTATTCCTAAGTTTAAAGAAACTGCAACTGGGAAAATAATGAGAACAGAAAGCAAAGAATTGGTAGCATAA
- a CDS encoding response regulator, which yields MNNSAQILVIDDEIQIRKLLEITLNSNDYKTIFAVNAKEGMAMVANYQPDLVILDLGLPDEDGQDVLKRLREWYKNPIIILTVKSTEDEIVKALDNGANDYLTKPFRTQELLARIRTALRNLVSIEKDPIIEFGSVSIDFSSRIVRLNNEILKLTTTEYNLLSIFIKNEGRVLTHQYLLKQVWGNSYADQTQYLRVFVAQLRKKIEEDPNRPKFIITESGVGYRFNTS from the coding sequence ATGAATAATAGTGCTCAAATTTTAGTAATTGATGATGAGATTCAGATTAGAAAACTACTTGAAATTACTTTAAATTCTAATGATTACAAAACAATTTTTGCTGTAAATGCAAAAGAAGGAATGGCTATGGTTGCGAATTATCAGCCTGATTTGGTTATCCTTGATTTGGGTTTGCCCGATGAAGATGGACAAGATGTTTTGAAAAGATTAAGAGAATGGTACAAAAATCCAATAATAATATTAACGGTTAAAAGTACCGAAGATGAAATTGTAAAAGCTCTTGACAACGGTGCAAATGATTATTTGACTAAACCCTTTCGTACACAAGAATTACTAGCTAGAATTCGAACAGCTCTACGAAATTTAGTCAGTATTGAAAAGGATCCTATAATCGAATTTGGGTCTGTTTCTATTGACTTTTCGTCTAGAATTGTAAGATTGAATAATGAGATTTTAAAACTTACTACCACCGAATACAACTTACTTTCTATTTTTATAAAAAATGAAGGACGTGTATTAACCCATCAATATTTGTTGAAACAGGTTTGGGGAAATAGTTATGCAGATCAAACACAATACTTACGTGTTTTTGTAGCGCAACTTCGAAAGAAAATTGAAGAGGATCCTAACCGACCTAAATTTATTATCACCGAATCGGGGGTAGGATACCGATTTAATACAAGTTAA
- a CDS encoding TonB-dependent receptor domain-containing protein, which translates to MKKIKLTALLLFLFIGLSNFAQQGPPAINKIKVTGKIVDKKSNQPLEYATITLKNIKNPKALTGGITNSKGEFEADVIPGIYDITIEFISFKHVDIKGKNITEKTSLGTLALEDDASQLNEVVVRAEKSSVEIKLDKKVYNVGQDMMVRGGTVSDVLDNVPSVSVDTEGNVSLRGSDNIRILIDGRPSYAVNIAEALKQLPADAIDKVEVITNPSARYDAEGGSGIINIILKKGKNQGFNGTIIASTGIPETYGLSANVNYKTEKLNYFTTAGYNHRTNEGGGKTNSEYFNNDGTIKNFLNEDRNTKRTRDGFNGRAGIEWTIAPNMYWTNAINYEKNTGEDNDLINYNNYDAAHNFTGTTYRLNNGDTGSENTSFTSNLIKNFNDKGHKLTIDASISRNTDDSQSIITDSNNYNNTLNNQIQKQAQLQADYVLPLGEGSQFEAGYKGSFGDLNNEYYVLDDQGIKINNLSNTLEYKENINSLYTQYGFKKNKFSYLFGLRWEDTNVQVNLLDTNDFNTKKYNNFFPSAFISYEVSDQSNITTSYSKRLTRPRGRFMNPAVNYSSIVNIFQGNPDLDPSLTDKFDFGFIKRWKKITFNTSAYFESTKDVFSFVRSPTGDIVTPDGKVVTPMPGEVIEGIPVIKSKPINLGKEQKYGFEFTLNYNPFKIWRINSNFNLYNVKTTGEHSYTDTKGNLIIQNLDNQANTWSARVSSKLTLPYKIDWQLNANYNAEQKTAQGKSLDQFSMNTAFSKDLLKDKATLAFNISDIFNTRKMRSYTYLDNQSSYGEMQFRKRQFNLSFTYRFNKSKSEKEKNAQPKNEGGGDGGSDFPG; encoded by the coding sequence ATGAAAAAAATTAAACTTACTGCACTGCTTTTATTTCTATTTATTGGACTTTCAAACTTTGCACAACAAGGACCACCAGCCATTAACAAAATTAAAGTAACTGGAAAAATTGTTGACAAAAAAAGCAATCAACCACTTGAATACGCTACCATTACATTAAAAAACATCAAAAATCCAAAGGCCTTAACTGGAGGAATAACAAACAGCAAAGGTGAATTTGAAGCTGATGTTATCCCTGGAATTTACGACATTACAATTGAATTCATTTCATTTAAGCATGTCGATATAAAAGGGAAAAATATTACCGAAAAAACTTCATTAGGAACCCTAGCACTTGAAGATGATGCTTCACAATTAAACGAAGTTGTTGTTCGTGCCGAAAAATCATCAGTAGAAATTAAGCTGGACAAGAAAGTCTATAACGTTGGTCAAGATATGATGGTAAGAGGCGGAACTGTGAGTGATGTTTTAGACAATGTTCCTTCTGTTTCAGTTGATACCGAAGGAAACGTTAGTTTAAGAGGAAGTGATAATATCCGAATTTTAATTGATGGAAGACCCTCTTATGCAGTCAACATTGCTGAAGCGTTAAAACAACTTCCTGCAGATGCCATTGATAAAGTAGAAGTTATCACCAATCCATCTGCACGATATGATGCAGAAGGTGGTTCAGGAATAATCAATATCATCCTTAAAAAAGGTAAAAATCAAGGCTTCAACGGAACTATCATAGCTTCAACTGGTATTCCAGAAACGTATGGTTTAAGTGCCAATGTGAATTACAAAACAGAAAAATTAAACTACTTCACTACTGCAGGTTATAATCATAGAACAAACGAAGGTGGAGGTAAAACCAATTCAGAATATTTTAATAATGACGGTACCATTAAAAACTTCTTAAATGAAGATCGCAACACAAAGAGAACCAGAGATGGTTTTAATGGAAGAGCCGGTATTGAATGGACAATTGCGCCAAATATGTATTGGACAAATGCCATCAATTATGAAAAGAATACGGGTGAAGACAATGATTTAATTAACTACAACAATTATGATGCGGCTCATAATTTTACAGGTACAACTTACCGTTTAAATAATGGAGATACCGGTAGCGAAAACACCTCATTTACTTCAAACTTAATTAAAAATTTCAACGACAAAGGGCACAAACTTACCATTGATGCTTCTATTTCAAGAAATACGGATGATAGCCAAAGTATTATTACAGATTCTAACAATTATAATAATACTTTAAATAATCAAATTCAAAAACAAGCACAGTTACAGGCAGATTACGTTCTTCCATTAGGTGAAGGAAGTCAGTTTGAGGCTGGATACAAAGGAAGTTTTGGAGATTTAAACAACGAATATTATGTTCTTGACGATCAAGGAATCAAAATCAATAACTTGTCTAATACTTTAGAATACAAAGAAAATATCAATTCACTTTATACCCAATATGGTTTCAAGAAAAATAAATTCTCTTATTTATTTGGTTTACGTTGGGAAGACACCAATGTTCAAGTAAATTTATTGGATACCAACGATTTCAACACTAAAAAATACAACAACTTTTTTCCGAGTGCTTTTATTAGTTATGAAGTTTCAGATCAAAGCAACATTACTACAAGCTACAGTAAACGTTTGACAAGACCAAGAGGTCGTTTCATGAATCCAGCTGTAAACTATTCAAGTATCGTGAATATTTTTCAAGGAAACCCAGACCTAGACCCTTCCCTAACAGACAAATTTGATTTTGGTTTTATCAAGCGTTGGAAAAAAATAACATTCAACACTTCTGCTTATTTTGAAAGCACAAAAGATGTTTTCAGCTTTGTACGATCTCCTACAGGTGACATTGTAACGCCTGATGGTAAAGTAGTAACGCCTATGCCTGGCGAAGTAATTGAAGGTATTCCTGTTATAAAAAGCAAACCAATTAACTTAGGAAAAGAGCAAAAATATGGTTTTGAGTTTACATTAAATTACAACCCTTTTAAAATATGGAGAATAAATAGTAATTTTAATTTGTATAATGTAAAAACAACAGGAGAACACAGTTACACGGATACAAAAGGAAATTTGATAATACAAAATCTAGACAATCAAGCCAATACTTGGTCTGCAAGAGTTAGTTCAAAATTAACATTACCTTACAAAATCGACTGGCAATTGAATGCTAATTACAATGCCGAACAAAAAACGGCACAAGGAAAAAGTTTAGATCAGTTTAGTATGAACACCGCTTTTAGCAAAGATTTACTAAAGGATAAAGCAACATTAGCTTTTAATATCAGTGATATTTTCAATACTAGAAAAATGAGGTCATACACCTATCTTGATAATCAATCTTCGTATGGTGAAATGCAATTTCGTAAACGTCAATTCAATTTATCATTCACTTACCGTTTTAACAAATCGAAAAGTGAAAAAGAAAAGAATGCGCAACCTAAAAATGAAGGTGGTGGAGATGGTGGATCAGATTTCCCAGGATAA
- a CDS encoding KUP/HAK/KT family potassium transporter gives MNKSTVQKVTAASLLVALGIIYGDIGTSPLYVMKAIIGQREISKLLVYGGISCVFWTLTFQTTFKYVLLTLSADNHGEGGVFSLYALVKRFGKGKLIIPTILGATTLLADGIITPPISVTSAVEGLGDVVPNIPILPIVIVIISGLFFFQRFGTQKVGFFFGPAMVVWFSMLFVLGFTQILQHPAILTALNPMYAYELLVEYPHGFWLLGAVFLCTTGAEALYSDLGHCGKKNIRVTWTFVKVALVVNYLGQASWLMNQSNHFLEGKNPFYAIMPQWFLVPGVIIATFAAIIASQALISGSFTLINEAVSLNFWPRVTMKNPTNLKGQIYIPSVNTILWVGCILMVLYFRTSANMEAAYGFSITIAMLMTTVLLNYYLIYIKKMNRILIGVIITVFAAIEIAFFVANIVKIKERWMFLFFELFIFMTMYVWFFSRKINNKFVKFTNLTEYTTRFEELSNDVSIPKYSTHLIYLSKADRNYEIEEKILNSIFSKKPKRADVYWFFHINRTNSPFDLNYEVIELLDDKVIKIVLNIGFRIQPKVELYFKRIVQNLVDNKELNLHIRADGSTKYNPEPDFKFVIIEKFLSVENEFAVRDGLLLNSYYILKNMSLSDTRAFGLDKSDVVIEEIPIVYQPIAKLDLERKVVN, from the coding sequence ATGAATAAATCAACAGTTCAAAAAGTAACTGCAGCGTCACTTTTAGTAGCACTCGGTATTATTTACGGAGATATTGGGACCAGTCCGCTATATGTAATGAAAGCCATTATTGGGCAAAGAGAAATATCAAAATTATTAGTATATGGTGGAATTTCATGTGTTTTTTGGACACTAACTTTTCAAACCACTTTTAAATATGTTTTGCTAACACTTTCTGCCGATAATCATGGTGAAGGAGGCGTTTTTTCTCTTTATGCTTTGGTCAAAAGATTTGGTAAAGGAAAATTAATTATACCGACCATTTTAGGAGCAACAACGTTGTTGGCAGATGGAATTATTACACCTCCAATTTCTGTTACTTCGGCCGTTGAAGGATTGGGGGATGTTGTGCCAAATATTCCAATTTTGCCTATTGTCATCGTAATTATATCGGGTCTGTTCTTTTTTCAACGATTTGGTACTCAAAAAGTGGGATTCTTTTTTGGCCCGGCCATGGTGGTTTGGTTTTCTATGCTCTTTGTTTTAGGATTTACTCAGATTTTGCAGCATCCTGCTATCTTAACCGCTTTGAATCCCATGTATGCTTATGAATTATTAGTAGAATATCCTCATGGTTTTTGGCTTTTAGGAGCTGTTTTTCTTTGTACGACAGGGGCAGAAGCTTTATATTCGGATTTAGGGCATTGTGGTAAAAAAAATATTCGCGTTACTTGGACTTTTGTAAAAGTAGCATTGGTTGTTAATTATTTAGGGCAAGCGTCTTGGTTAATGAATCAAAGTAATCATTTCTTGGAAGGGAAAAACCCTTTTTATGCTATTATGCCACAATGGTTTCTGGTACCAGGAGTTATAATAGCTACTTTTGCTGCCATTATTGCCTCTCAAGCATTGATTAGTGGATCATTTACTTTAATTAACGAAGCAGTTTCCCTTAATTTTTGGCCTAGAGTTACAATGAAAAACCCAACCAACTTGAAAGGTCAAATCTATATTCCATCGGTGAATACCATTTTGTGGGTTGGTTGTATTTTGATGGTTTTGTATTTTAGAACTTCTGCAAACATGGAAGCTGCCTATGGATTTTCGATAACCATAGCGATGTTGATGACCACTGTTCTTCTAAATTATTATTTGATTTATATCAAAAAGATGAATAGAATTCTTATTGGTGTGATCATAACCGTTTTTGCAGCTATTGAAATTGCATTTTTTGTGGCCAATATTGTAAAAATAAAAGAACGTTGGATGTTTTTGTTTTTTGAGCTTTTCATATTTATGACCATGTATGTTTGGTTCTTTTCTCGAAAAATCAATAATAAATTTGTAAAATTCACCAATTTAACGGAATATACTACGAGATTTGAGGAATTAAGTAATGATGTTTCCATTCCGAAGTATTCTACTCATTTAATTTACCTGTCAAAAGCAGACCGGAATTATGAAATTGAAGAGAAAATATTGAATTCAATCTTTTCTAAAAAGCCAAAAAGAGCTGATGTGTATTGGTTTTTCCATATCAATAGAACCAATTCCCCTTTTGATTTGAATTATGAAGTTATTGAATTATTGGATGATAAAGTGATCAAAATTGTATTAAATATTGGTTTCAGAATTCAACCAAAAGTGGAATTGTATTTCAAAAGAATTGTTCAAAATCTAGTTGACAACAAAGAACTGAATTTACATATTCGTGCTGATGGTTCAACAAAATACAATCCAGAACCTGATTTTAAATTTGTAATTATTGAAAAATTCTTGTCGGTAGAAAATGAATTTGCTGTAAGAGATGGACTTTTATTGAATTCCTACTACATCCTAAAAAACATGTCACTCTCGGATACTAGAGCTTTTGGTCTAGATAAAAGTGATGTTGTGATTGAAGAAATTCCAATCGTTTATCAACCTATTGCTAAATTAGATTTGGAACGAAAAGTGGTTAATTAG
- a CDS encoding sensor histidine kinase has product MSSILDQIKIKNQYLISILSVGIVALLCLFTRDYLDFKIVGYILLVVVSVLSMFLAIKPLLLSAILSTLILNFFFIQPYYTFHISDAEDSLLLVLFFIITLVNAVLTHKIRRAEKILQVKELRVNTMKLYNALLDSLSHELRTPISTIMGAIDTIQSKSVPISEENKENLYAEIEKASLRLNHQVENLLNMSRLESGVIQPKMDWCDLEELIYNVLDHLKDDLKFHKVVVKTDENLPLFKLDYGLMQQIIFNLVFNASQYTPKGAKIEIKVSYNLDVDFDYNPDKLCPCVITITDDGIGFPENEIDKVFDKFYRLQNSKTGGTGLGLSIVKGFVEAQHGKVKLENREEGGSIFTLSFQTVIMNTKEISNE; this is encoded by the coding sequence ATGAGTAGTATTTTGGATCAAATTAAAATTAAAAACCAATATTTAATAAGCATTTTGTCGGTTGGGATTGTTGCTTTGTTGTGTTTGTTTACCAGAGATTATTTAGATTTTAAAATTGTTGGTTATATTTTATTGGTGGTTGTTTCAGTGTTGTCCATGTTTTTGGCCATCAAACCATTATTACTTAGCGCTATTTTGAGTACATTGATATTAAATTTTTTCTTCATTCAACCGTATTATACTTTTCATATTAGTGATGCAGAAGACTCTTTGTTGTTGGTTTTATTCTTCATTATTACTCTTGTAAATGCGGTTTTAACCCATAAAATTAGAAGAGCCGAAAAGATTTTACAGGTAAAAGAACTTAGAGTTAATACGATGAAACTTTACAATGCGCTGCTCGATTCTTTATCGCATGAATTGAGAACTCCGATATCTACAATTATGGGAGCTATTGATACTATTCAAAGCAAATCGGTACCTATTTCGGAAGAAAATAAAGAAAATTTATATGCAGAAATAGAAAAAGCTTCCTTGCGATTGAATCACCAAGTAGAGAATTTACTCAACATGTCTCGTTTGGAATCGGGCGTTATTCAGCCCAAAATGGATTGGTGTGATCTTGAAGAATTAATTTATAATGTTTTGGATCACCTAAAAGATGATTTAAAATTTCATAAAGTGGTTGTAAAAACAGACGAAAATTTACCCCTTTTTAAATTGGATTATGGTTTGATGCAACAGATAATTTTTAATTTGGTTTTTAATGCTTCTCAATACACACCCAAAGGCGCTAAAATAGAAATCAAGGTTTCTTATAATCTGGATGTCGATTTTGATTACAATCCTGATAAATTATGCCCCTGTGTGATTACTATTACCGATGATGGAATTGGGTTTCCAGAAAATGAAATTGATAAAGTTTTTGATAAATTCTACCGATTGCAAAACTCTAAAACGGGCGGTACAGGACTAGGTTTGTCTATCGTAAAAGGTTTTGTTGAAGCCCAACATGGAAAAGTAAAACTTGAAAATAGAGAAGAAGGGGGTTCTATTTTTACCCTTAGTTTTCAAACAGTAATTATGAATACTAAAGAAATTTCAAATGAATAA
- a CDS encoding L-serine ammonia-lyase: MEECISVFDMLKIGIGPSSSHTLGPWRAAERFLKELQNEYDINTINRIKVDLYGSLSLTGKGHATDLAIMLGLSGQDPEYIPVQNIDEIIKSIENKNEIHLSNQFYIPFNVHQDIVFNKNFLPFHANGLTFTAYFNDESEYSSTFYSIGGGFVVKEERENAQKKEAIKCAFPYPIDKATELLVYCAKENKTISEIVYENEKSMRTEAVINHELIRIWHTMLECMYIGCHSEGILPGGLNVRRRAFDMHQNLIGLSNYSNPQEWLEEIRKTEVKFRQILKWVSCFALAVNEVNAALGRVVTAPTNGSSGVIPAVLMYYLVIENHQAGEKEIKQFLMVAGEIGSIFKKGSTISAAMGGCQAEIGVSSAMAAAALCELMGGTPDQVLMAAEIAMEHHLGLTCDPIGGLVQIPCIERNTMGAIKAINAAELALETNAKNAKVSLDKVIDTMWQTAKDMNSKYKETSEGGLAIAVNMADC; the protein is encoded by the coding sequence ATGGAAGAATGCATCTCTGTTTTTGATATGTTAAAAATTGGTATTGGGCCATCAAGTTCTCATACACTTGGTCCTTGGAGAGCAGCTGAACGTTTTTTAAAAGAACTACAAAATGAATATGACATCAATACAATAAATAGAATAAAAGTTGATTTATATGGTTCCCTTTCGTTAACGGGCAAAGGACATGCAACCGATTTAGCAATCATGCTTGGCTTAAGCGGTCAAGATCCTGAATACATTCCTGTTCAAAATATTGATGAAATTATTAAATCCATTGAAAATAAAAATGAAATTCATTTAAGCAATCAATTTTACATTCCTTTTAATGTACATCAAGACATCGTTTTCAATAAAAACTTTCTTCCTTTTCATGCCAATGGACTCACCTTTACAGCTTACTTTAATGATGAATCCGAATATAGTTCTACCTTTTATTCTATTGGTGGAGGATTTGTAGTCAAAGAAGAAAGAGAAAATGCCCAAAAGAAAGAAGCAATTAAATGTGCTTTTCCCTATCCGATTGATAAAGCTACTGAGCTTTTAGTTTATTGTGCAAAAGAAAATAAAACCATTTCGGAAATCGTTTATGAAAACGAAAAATCGATGCGAACAGAAGCAGTTATTAATCACGAATTAATACGCATTTGGCACACTATGTTAGAATGTATGTATATTGGTTGTCACTCTGAAGGCATACTTCCGGGTGGATTGAATGTACGCAGACGTGCTTTCGATATGCATCAAAATTTGATTGGTTTGTCTAATTATTCCAATCCACAAGAATGGTTAGAAGAAATAAGAAAAACCGAAGTTAAGTTTCGTCAAATTCTAAAATGGGTAAGTTGTTTTGCCTTGGCCGTAAACGAAGTAAATGCAGCATTAGGACGCGTTGTAACAGCTCCAACTAATGGAAGTTCAGGGGTTATTCCTGCCGTATTAATGTATTATTTGGTTATTGAAAATCATCAAGCAGGTGAAAAAGAGATCAAACAATTTTTGATGGTTGCAGGTGAAATAGGCAGTATTTTCAAAAAAGGATCTACTATATCTGCAGCAATGGGCGGTTGCCAAGCCGAAATTGGTGTTTCTAGCGCAATGGCCGCGGCCGCATTATGCGAATTGATGGGCGGGACACCAGACCAAGTTTTAATGGCTGCCGAAATAGCGATGGAACATCATTTGGGATTGACCTGTGATCCTATTGGTGGCTTGGTTCAAATTCCTTGCATTGAAAGAAATACCATGGGCGCTATAAAAGCCATTAATGCAGCTGAACTAGCCTTAGAAACCAATGCGAAAAATGCAAAAGTATCTTTGGACAAAGTAATAGATACCATGTGGCAAACTGCAAAAGATATGAATTCTAAATACAAAGAAACTTCGGAAGGAGGACTTGCAATTGCTGTAAATATGGCCGATTGTTAA